The genomic window CAGGTAGTGCTCGGCCCGCAGAAAGCCGATGTTGTCGTCCACGATGTCAATGACGCCGCCGCGCAGCTCCAGGCCGTTCTTCTCGGCCTGGGCGCGCAGGAGCTGAATGATCAAGTCATCCTTCTTCAACCGGCTGTAGCCCGAGATGCCCAGCTCTTTGGCGCGCTCCCGCAGCTCACTCAGCGTCTCATGTTCCAGACGCGCCATGTCGAACATGTTGCGCCGCTGCGGGCGTCCGCCTTGCGGCGCCGGCGATGGCGTCGCGGCCACCGCTTCCTCGACGACCGTTGGCGCCTCCTCGGCGCCGTCGCCGTTCATCGCTTCAGGCGAAGGGCTCGGGATGGATTCTTCTTGTGGTTGTGTGTGTCTTCTCATGATTACTCACATGCTAAAGTTCAGACGTGGGTTGGGGGCAGGGCAACGCACAATGGCCAGCCAAGATGCGAAAACGGTGGTCTTGCTGTTTTGTGGAGGCGCGATGTTCGTCCAGCGCAAGGAGAGCGCGCGGCAGCGCTTCCCCGATTTCGGCGGCCTGCCTGGCCGTCGCGCTGCGTCGAAGCGCATCTGCACAAACCGTCGCTTTCTGATGGACTTGCTCATGCGAATCTCTTGCCGCTTGTTGTTTTAAGCCACGCGCTTTGGCCTGATTTTGGAGGTTGCCCTCCGGCCCGTGGCCGAACCTCAAGCTCACATGCAGTTGCAGCGCCCCGCCGAGTGCCTCAACTGCGCTTGATCCCCATGCAATCTTTTCGGCCCCCGCTTTGCCAAACTCTGCCAGGCGCAAGGCGCGTCAACAGCCATCAATCAACGTAGGTGACTTGACTGAAGGTGCGCAGCTTGTCTAAGCGGTGGCGTGATTCAATATAGCGAACCGTGCCGGATTTCGACCGCATCACCAGGGAGAACGTGCGGGCGATGTTGCTGCTATAGTGTACACCCGCCAGCAACTCTCCTGTCGTGATGCCCGTTGCGGCGAAGAAGACGTCGTCGCCGCCACACAATTTCTCCGTCGTCAGGATCTCGTCCAAGTTGCACTGCGACTGCGCCTGCTCACGTTCGGCGTCATCGCGCGGCCAAAGCTTGCCCTGAATTTCGCCGCCCAGACAGCGCATCGCCGCGGCGGTGATCACGCCTTCCGGCGTGCCGCCGATGCCCATGAGGATGTCTACGCCAGAATCGGGGATGGCGGTTTGCAACGCGCCGGAGATATCCCCATCAGAGATTAGCTTGACGCGCGCGCCCGTGGCGCGCACTTTCTCGATGAGCTTTTGATGGCGCGGACGATCCAATATGCACACCGTGACGGCGCTGATCGGCATCCCCTTGGCGCGCGCAACGGCGCGGATGTTCGCCGCCGGCGGCGCTTCGATGTCAACGACGCCGACGCATTCCGGGCCCACCACGATCTTATCCATGTAAAAGGTGCACGGCTTGAACATTTTGCCGCGCTCGGCCAGTCCAACGACCGAAATCGCCCCGGCGCCGCCGACGCTGAGCAGGCGGGTGCCGTCTATTGGATCCACGGCGATGTCCACCGGAATTCCCAGCCCATTGCCCAGCCTTTCGCCGTTGTAGAGCATTGGCGCTGCGTCCTTTTCACCCTCTCCAATGACGACGACGCCGTCCATATCCACTTCGCTCAGGATCAGCCGCATCGCCTCGACGGCGGCCTGGTCGCCGGCGTTTGGATTGCCGCGTCCCATCCACTTGCTGGCTGCAAGCGCCGCTGCCTCGGTCGCGCGCACCAATTCCAAGGCCAGGTTGCGATCCGGCTTGCTGTTGTCGCCGCTGTGATGTGCCATAGGTTGATCGGCTATAGAAGTCCGGTGTACCACTGTGCGCAATTCAGAGATCGAGAACGTTTGACAAAACGTCGGGGCGGAGGCGCGCCCAGTACGCGCACGAAAGTTCCGCCGGTTTACGGATACTTTTTGAAACCTGGACTCGAGGGATCCCAACTCGGAAAGATCGGGGAACCGGGATTTGAACCCGGGACCTCACGGTCCCAAACCGTGCGCGCTGCCATCTGCGCCATTCCCCGGGGGACAGGCGCATTATACATGGAGTCAGCCTTCGCGTGTTCGATAATGCGCCTCCAACATCGCATTTGCTATAATCCCATGCAGATGTTCCCATGAGTGAAAATTCGCGAACGCGAGAGCAAGACTCCGGGATGCCGGCGGAGTCGGACGGCAAGGCAGAGGCGCAGACCTCGCCTGCGAAGCTGCCGCCGCCGGCGTACGACGATCCCGGAGTTAAGCGAGCGAATCGCAGGGCCATCTCTGTTGCCACAGCGACAGGCGCGTTCGTTGTTGGTGTGTTGGCCCTGATCATCTATCTTTTGTTACAAAACCCGGCACTCACGGCGAACATCCGCGACATTGTGGTCATTCTGACCGCTGTTGCGTTGATCGTCATAAGCTTGGTGATCAGCGTGCTGCTCGTGCTCCTGCTGTATCGTCTACAAGAACTGACGCGCTTCCTGCGCGCCGAACTGGTGCCGATCCTGACGGAGACTCAGAAGGCTGCCAAAGCCGTGTACGGGACGACGCTGTTCATGAGCGACAGCATCGCCAAACCGGCCATCAAAGCTGCCGGGTTCGTCTCGCGAATGCAGCGAATGGCCCAGGCGGTCAATATGAAAGCCAAAGGCGGCGCGGGGCGACGGTGATATACCAGCTCGCAAGCCTTATCCAAATTAAGAAGAGGTGACGACATATGGCTAATCACGATTCAGGCGCCGAGATGGGAGCCTTCTTCGCGGGGGTGCTGATCGGCGGATTGATTGGCGCTGCGACGGCGCTGCTGATGGCGCCGCAAAGCGGCGAGGAGACGCGCAAGCAAATCAGCCGCACCGGCCACGAATTCCGCGACCGCG from Candidatus Roseilinea sp. includes these protein-coding regions:
- a CDS encoding fructose-1,6-bisphosphatase — protein: MAHHSGDNSKPDRNLALELVRATEAAALAASKWMGRGNPNAGDQAAVEAMRLILSEVDMDGVVVIGEGEKDAAPMLYNGERLGNGLGIPVDIAVDPIDGTRLLSVGGAGAISVVGLAERGKMFKPCTFYMDKIVVGPECVGVVDIEAPPAANIRAVARAKGMPISAVTVCILDRPRHQKLIEKVRATGARVKLISDGDISGALQTAIPDSGVDILMGIGGTPEGVITAAAMRCLGGEIQGKLWPRDDAEREQAQSQCNLDEILTTEKLCGGDDVFFAATGITTGELLAGVHYSSNIARTFSLVMRSKSGTVRYIESRHRLDKLRTFSQVTYVD